The DNA segment ATTTCATGCTAATTTTAAAAAAAGATGGTTACTACTTTTTCAGTAGTAACCACCTTATATTCTAGCCTGAAGACATATTGTCCCATATCTTCTATTACTTTATTTTAAAACATCGTCTTTTTTAACTTTTACAATTCTAGTATATTTAAGAAATTGTTCAGTATATTTTTGTTTAATTTCATTAAGCTCATCATAAGTAATTCCAATAATGTGCCAACTCGGATTAAAGTGATAATATGAATCTTTATGGCGAGACCATTTAACCATATTACCTTCGCGATTATATCGAGGCATCGTCATCTCATAACCTTCCAACACGTTTATATACGTTTGGAAAATATCAGGATCCACCCGATTAAAATTATCGATGACTAAATAACGTTTATCACTTTTTGGCATTAAATTCGTTATAAAGCCTTCTCTAAAATACAACGCTCCTGTTTCATTAGGTAAATATTTACCATAAAGCATATCTTCGGAAAAATCAGGATGCCCTGTTGTAAATACAGGATTAGCATTTGCTTTTTGTAATAAGTCTTCGGCTGCACTTAAACCATTGCCTTTATCAGCGACTAATAAGATGAATGGCTTTAAATTATCGTCCGATTCTTCTATTATCTCATTGCTTTTCACCGCTTCAAATTGAGGCTTAATACCACCATCGTTGTCACTCATTTCAAGAATTGCTTGGTATTGCTTTTTCGACATACTTGCAATGGCTTGTTTTGTATTTTCTTGTAAAAAGTATAAGTTTTTTAACTTCGGATGTTTATTCAACGTACTTAGAGACACCGGTGTAATTTCATTTTTGAAATATACTTCAATTGCTGTACTATTTGTGCGCCCTGGAATAGGCGGCTTTTCATGAATATGCTTAGTAACCTCTCCTATACCTATAACAGATTGATCTTTGTGTCGGTTGTAGAATACGAGCTGATCACCCATTTCCAATTGCGTATAAAAATGGTACCCATTACGTTTAATTCCATTGTATGTATGCGTAAATAAAGTATGATAAGAATCTGGTTTGAATTCTTCAGTTTCTGAAATAAAGAAATGTCTCGGTATCGTCATTTCACCTTTACCTAAACTTAAAATCAGATTAAACTCATCTTCGCTTATTTGATTAAATAGTGTTTCTTTCATTTGGCTCATTCTGAATTCTAACTTTTCACTTCTTTTTAAATATTCCGCAGTAAGTGGTTTAAGTTCTTCTAATAATTCAAAATGAACGCGTATCTTATTTTGCGCACCAGTTTGAACACTTGTAATTTCTCCGTATCCTAATAATCCAGTGTCCATTTGTACTTGATAGAAAACGACACGATCTCCAACTTTAGCTTGTTTAAAAGCACGGAAACCTTGTGATGGATTAAATTGTGCACCAGATTCAAACAGGGTTGTTTGACCTACTAATGGCTCATTGTGATTCCATCGGTTATAACCGCAATTCAACCAAAAATATCTTGTTTCCTCTGACATAGGTATACTCCTTATCTCTAAAAAATCTATTTTGTCTATTATATTCAAAACTCTGTCTTTCTACAATCTTTACTTATCAAATAATTTCGCTTAATCAATTAATTTGTATTTTGATTAATGTGCAACCGTAAATGCACCTAAAAGCGGCATTAAATTGATTAAAATCCCTCCGAATTTCAACATTCCACTTATTTCCTTATTAGGAATCGTAACGACTGTAGCGATAATTCCAATCACCGCAATAATCATTGGTATTGCAAGCGTTGGATATTGTGGCATTTTCAGGAAAATTCCTGCCCCAGCAAGTAAACCACATATTAATGCAACATATAAAAATTTGTACACTGCCTTTCACTCCTACTATAAATTACAAATAGCTAATAATTAATTCAAAATCGCCTTCAAATATCGTATCTAAATCATCTGACGTTAAAATAAAGTTTTGACCTTGCTTAACGGAATATATATCCCCATCAACAATAACTTGACCTTCTCCTTTAAGTATAGATACAAGTACAAACTCTCTCGGTTTCATGTAATTTAACGTCCCAGAAATTTCCCACTTAACCATTGTAAAGAAATCATTAGATTCGAGTTGAGTACGTTTATGATTTTCAATAATTTCTGTTTCTTTAGCAATATTGTAAGATTCATCTTTAACTTCTATGACATCTCTTGCTTTATTCAGATCTAAAGTTCTAGAAGCACGTGCATCTTGCCCTCTATGATAATCGTAAATACGATAAGTGACATCAGAAGATTGCATCGTTTCATAAGCTAAAATCCCCGCACCAATTGAATGTACCATGCCTGCAGGTATAAAGTAGAATTCCCCCGGTTGCACTTTTATTCGATTAAATGCATTATCATATTGCCCATTCTCTATTTGTTCTAACGCTTCTGATTTTGAAGTAGAAGTTAAGCCATAAATGATTTCTGCGTCTTTTTCAGCATCGATAATATACCAGCATTCAGATTTACCAAATTGACCATTTTCTTTTTCAAAAGCATACGCATCGTCAGGATGTACGTGGATAGACATCGCTTCTTTCGCATCTATCAATTTAGTGAGTAAAGGGAATTCTTGACTTGGAAA comes from the Staphylococcus hsinchuensis genome and includes:
- a CDS encoding EVE domain-containing protein → MSEETRYFWLNCGYNRWNHNEPLVGQTTLFESGAQFNPSQGFRAFKQAKVGDRVVFYQVQMDTGLLGYGEITSVQTGAQNKIRVHFELLEELKPLTAEYLKRSEKLEFRMSQMKETLFNQISEDEFNLILSLGKGEMTIPRHFFISETEEFKPDSYHTLFTHTYNGIKRNGYHFYTQLEMGDQLVFYNRHKDQSVIGIGEVTKHIHEKPPIPGRTNSTAIEVYFKNEITPVSLSTLNKHPKLKNLYFLQENTKQAIASMSKKQYQAILEMSDNDGGIKPQFEAVKSNEIIEESDDNLKPFILLVADKGNGLSAAEDLLQKANANPVFTTGHPDFSEDMLYGKYLPNETGALYFREGFITNLMPKSDKRYLVIDNFNRVDPDIFQTYINVLEGYEMTMPRYNREGNMVKWSRHKDSYYHFNPSWHIIGITYDELNEIKQKYTEQFLKYTRIVKVKKDDVLK
- the manA gene encoding mannose-6-phosphate isomerase, class I, which gives rise to MALFLKPIFHEKIWGGNKLESLGYDLPNDHIGEAWGISAHPNGSCEILNGPYKGQKLDQVWAEHRELFGDFPSQEFPLLTKLIDAKEAMSIHVHPDDAYAFEKENGQFGKSECWYIIDAEKDAEIIYGLTSTSKSEALEQIENGQYDNAFNRIKVQPGEFYFIPAGMVHSIGAGILAYETMQSSDVTYRIYDYHRGQDARASRTLDLNKARDVIEVKDESYNIAKETEIIENHKRTQLESNDFFTMVKWEISGTLNYMKPREFVLVSILKGEGQVIVDGDIYSVKQGQNFILTSDDLDTIFEGDFELIISYL